In the genome of Populus trichocarpa isolate Nisqually-1 chromosome 10, P.trichocarpa_v4.1, whole genome shotgun sequence, the window TCCTGTTTTCCTTTCGAACTTTTCTTAAAATGTCAAATCTCTGTCCAAACGGGCCTCATGCATTCACATCTCTGTAGAGGAAATGCGCATCACCAGTTGATTTCCTCGATCGAGAATTTCGTCCAAAATGCTTCGACCTATTTTTTACcacaatttctttaattttattgaaatatcattaataattaataacaatgGGTTTTTACTCTTGTTTGCCTGGATGGTTGGTGCTGGTGGCATGGGGCTCGTTTCTTCGATGCATTGGAGACTTGGAGTGCTTCCACCCtccatttttttaacttataattaataaaatgttatCTCCAaccaattaataaaaacatcacTCAAATGTTAAAAGGGAAATAATTGTAACGTCAATGTTCGAGACATGGTCAGTGAAGACTCTATCTGTAATTAACCCCCAAAACAAGTTGCCTCTTTCTTGTCGCAGGAAAACAGATGCTAaactatatatagagagagagagagtttaagAAATTGACAAGATATCATGTGCTTAGAGAATCTTGTCAATTTCTTAAACTATACGAGATTCTCTAAGCACATGATATCTTGTCAATTTCTTGCCTCCCAAATCATCAGGATAAATGGGAGACTAAAAGTAAaaggatatttattttgaattagttCGCTTAATTGGGATGAGGGTTTCAAAGTAAAGGTATCAATATGTACAATTAAACTACAAGTATATAATAACGAGTGGACACAAGGAAAAtagaacatttttttaaaaaaaaataggggcGCAAACTTATTGCTTCAAAAATCACTCATGTCACGAGAAGCAGCCAATTTCTTGTAAATTTCCAGAAGCAGCCTGCTGTCAACTTCATCACCAGAAGATACCATTGAAATATGTTGATCTTTGGCAACCTTCTTCCCCCTAAAGAAGCCTTTGTTGTTCAAGCTGCCTATGTTGGTTGCCAACCGAAGCATCATATCGATATAAGCATCATGAAACTTTTCCAGAAGTTTTATTGGTGAAGCAATTTCCATGTGCAACTTAGGGACTGCTCTTAGTTTCCAGCGCCGCCCTGAACCAAGCCTTGCGATTTTCAGCTTTCTTTTACTTGCACCATTGAGTCTTTGGTATCTGTTCCTTCTCCAGTACCTCTTCACGTTCTCATAGCATGCACTAGAAATGATCTCCATTTTTTCTGCTACTATATGATAaagaatgaaagagagagagatttgcaAGGGGAAGATATTGTGAGAGAGGCTTTATAAAGAGGcttatttcttctatttatcTATATTTTCCAAGTAAACGCAGCCAGGGATGTACAGTTCATGCGAGCTGCGTTCTTTATGTTCCATGTCTGGTCAAATACAGAATTTCTGACCTAGCAAAATCTGaaggatgaaaaaaacaaatatattcctctttcaaaaagagagaaatatggATCAATATAATGTATTCTAGCCTAATTTGGACGCACCGTGGCATTGTCTTGTTCAATGCCTTTCTTTTTAGGGTCTAATTAATATGCTACTAATTTGATTATGTTGGAGATCTTTTTagtaaattaataaacaaaaaatataattgatgtttCTTGACCTTGCATTCCATTGTTTGGGGGCTCAGCTCGAGACTCCTTTTCTTGACCTCCCCCAAGAATGAGACCAAGGGCTTCGCGCTGACCTTGAACGCTCTCTCTAGCATCCACCTCATGTAAAACGCTAATGCACTCGAAAGAAACTAGCAGGGTGATTTCAGTTTCTCCTGTATGCTTCCACGACCCATCTTTCGTTTCATATAAATgccttgtttctctctctcatatCAGTATTATTTTGAGAAACACGAGGCCCACGCTTCACAAAAGTTGCTACGCTAACAGAcagggaaaaaataaaggaattcTCTTGCCGAACATGACACAAGCCATGTACATCTAAACGATGCCGTTCAACGAAACAAGGGGGTGTTGCTGAGAGTTGAACCAAAATCAGAATCAAACAAACTAGTTTAAGATATGGAAAGCCAAAGCTCTAACACTGAAACATTGAACCTGACACTCTTTCGGACGGGTGCTATCCCTACTTACTTTACAATCAAAGTCTGAAGCTAGTGCCTCCTCTCACTCTATGCTCCCTCCAGCATTGGCCTAGTGTCCCGAGTATTGACTCTTGAAGTTTCAGTTCCACGTTGAGAATCAATATATACACTCTCAAGTTCTGATTGCTGCGCGTTGAAACAGTTGATGTTATTGGATGACTCAGCTCCATTTCGAGACTCTGCCAACATCTGGAAATATGCGTGAGGTCCCCAGCCTGCCACATTCAATAAATGACATGAGAAATTCCTGCCAGACAGTTTCAACTACTAATACAAAATGTATAGCATGCACTTTTGATGCTGCGCGAACATTCAAATAGGCTCTTGCTGTGACCCAGTAAGGCAGTAGACAACAAGAGTCTAAACAATGAGTGTTGTCACCACCAGCAAGTCTTCACTGTACAACCAGATTCAAAGTTATGAGAAACAGACGTGATTTTGTATCATGATTTCATCAGGTGAGTTGTTTGAAGTTGTGC includes:
- the LOC7459814 gene encoding uncharacterized protein LOC7459814, which translates into the protein MEIISSACYENVKRYWRRNRYQRLNGASKRKLKIARLGSGRRWKLRAVPKLHMEIASPIKLLEKFHDAYIDMMLRLATNIGSLNNKGFFRGKKVAKDQHISMVSSGDEVDSRLLLEIYKKLAASRDMSDF